In Liquorilactobacillus hordei DSM 19519, the following proteins share a genomic window:
- a CDS encoding ABC transporter permease, whose product MSTRLKIFLPFGLLIFLVLVIPVCVMLISSLQSMSGGFSLTNYQQIFSSHYYRGAIYNSISISIVTSLVSLLVAIIGAWALTKISVSTKNILITVFNMSSSFAGVPLAFSLIILFGNAGVFKAITSTLHVHDTLNIYSVTGMTFAYTFFEIPLGIMFFFPVLDSLSREWFEVSNVLGASKIFFVRKVIFPIILPNIVEIFVLLFANAMGTYETAYALMGNNLVSIPTVIGALINGELVANVPLACAFATLFTVIMTIIVWLGNRITNVKGRSAS is encoded by the coding sequence ATGTCAACACGATTAAAAATATTTTTACCATTTGGTTTGCTTATATTCTTAGTTTTAGTAATACCTGTATGTGTGATGCTAATTTCTAGTTTACAGAGTATGAGCGGGGGATTTAGTTTAACTAATTACCAGCAAATTTTTTCCTCCCACTATTATCGTGGAGCCATTTACAACAGTATCAGTATTTCAATAGTAACATCACTAGTATCACTACTGGTAGCGATAATTGGAGCTTGGGCATTAACTAAAATATCTGTAAGCACAAAAAACATATTGATTACAGTATTCAATATGTCATCAAGTTTTGCAGGTGTCCCACTGGCATTTTCTTTAATAATTTTATTTGGAAATGCAGGCGTTTTTAAGGCAATTACTAGTACTCTTCATGTGCATGATACATTGAATATCTACTCTGTAACTGGGATGACTTTTGCTTATACATTTTTTGAGATTCCACTTGGAATTATGTTTTTCTTCCCAGTTCTTGATAGCTTAAGCAGGGAATGGTTTGAAGTGTCCAATGTTTTAGGAGCTTCAAAAATATTTTTTGTTCGTAAAGTGATCTTTCCAATCATACTTCCTAATATTGTAGAGATTTTTGTATTACTTTTTGCAAACGCAATGGGAACATATGAAACTGCGTATGCATTGATGGGGAATAACTTAGTTTCAATTCCGACGGTTATTGGAGCACTGATTAATGGCGAATTAGTTGCCAATGTTCCACTAGCATGTGCCTTTGCAACGCTCTTTACTGTTATTATGACAATAATAGTATGGTTAGGTAATAGAATTACAAATGTTAAAGGAAGGAGTGCTAGTTAA
- a CDS encoding ABC transporter permease — MEKHTDRVIAKIVIILISIHLIAPIVATIMYSFAKSWVNTIFPDGWTIEWYLQLITNSDFLSALIRSIILGVITTIIAMCCFLPVVFYANVYDETIKAKLRFITVLPFTIPGIILVTGLVRVYANLPIPQMLVLLLAISLLSLPVTYQALDNAFIAHDFRAMF, encoded by the coding sequence ATGGAAAAGCATACTGATAGGGTTATCGCTAAGATTGTCATTATACTTATTTCAATCCATTTAATTGCTCCAATTGTAGCAACCATTATGTACTCCTTTGCCAAATCGTGGGTAAACACCATTTTTCCAGATGGTTGGACCATTGAATGGTATCTGCAGCTTATTACTAATTCAGATTTTTTATCCGCTTTGATTAGATCCATAATTCTTGGAGTTATAACGACTATCATTGCAATGTGTTGTTTTTTACCAGTTGTATTTTATGCAAACGTATATGATGAAACTATTAAAGCGAAGCTGAGATTTATTACTGTCCTGCCATTTACAATTCCGGGGATTATCTTGGTTACTGGGTTAGTGAGAGTGTATGCAAATTTACCAATTCCACAAATGTTAGTTTTATTATTAGCAATTTCATTGTTGAGTTTACCTGTAACCTATCAAGCACTTGATAATGCGTTTATTGCACATGATTTTCGTGCAATGTTTTAA
- a CDS encoding ABC transporter ATP-binding protein, with product MSSIFLEVKDLAIDLSGNQVIKNMNFKIQKNTLTTFLGPSGSGKTTVLRAIAGLNQKISGQILLDGEEIQNLAANQRNIGMIFQSYALFPNMSVFENVAYGLRVRKEADTVIKKKVDAILKTVNLQDKEQSYPENLSGGQKQRVAIARAMVLEPKILLLDEPLSALDAKIRIDLRNQIREYQQRLGITMLFVTHDQAEAMAISDEIIVMDNGKVQQKGSPLEIYTHPQNLFMAKFIGNHNILSAEQLRDLGVEVAVDNESSFIIRPELFQVNMPKESNDYLAISGKIKSVSILGDRFEYRFITKEGLELKAEFLNQQQAFTKEKEVVFYVKKGDIKKVGI from the coding sequence ATGAGTTCTATTTTCTTAGAGGTAAAAGACTTAGCTATTGATTTATCTGGTAATCAGGTAATCAAGAATATGAATTTTAAAATTCAAAAAAATACACTGACAACATTTCTTGGACCAAGTGGTAGTGGAAAAACAACGGTCCTTCGTGCAATTGCTGGATTGAATCAAAAAATATCTGGGCAAATTCTACTTGATGGCGAAGAAATTCAGAATTTAGCAGCTAATCAGAGAAATATTGGGATGATCTTTCAATCATATGCATTATTTCCTAATATGTCAGTCTTTGAAAATGTTGCTTATGGATTAAGGGTCAGAAAAGAAGCAGACACAGTAATCAAGAAAAAAGTTGATGCAATTCTTAAAACTGTTAATTTGCAAGATAAGGAACAAAGTTATCCTGAGAATCTTTCTGGTGGACAAAAACAGCGCGTAGCAATTGCTAGAGCAATGGTATTGGAGCCAAAAATTTTATTATTAGATGAGCCATTGAGTGCTTTAGATGCAAAAATTCGAATAGATCTTCGCAATCAGATCAGAGAATATCAGCAGCGGTTAGGTATTACCATGCTTTTTGTTACACATGATCAGGCTGAGGCTATGGCAATTTCCGATGAAATTATTGTGATGGATAATGGAAAAGTTCAACAAAAAGGGTCGCCATTAGAAATCTATACACATCCGCAGAATCTATTTATGGCTAAATTTATTGGTAATCATAATATACTTAGTGCTGAACAATTACGCGACTTGGGAGTTGAGGTTGCTGTAGATAATGAAAGTAGTTTCATTATTAGACCAGAGCTTTTTCAAGTTAACATGCCAAAAGAAAGCAATGATTATTTGGCTATTTCAGGAAAAATTAAAAGTGTTTCTATCTTGGGTGATCGTTTTGAATATAGATTTATTACAAAAGAAGGATTAGAGTTAAAAGCAGAATTTTTAAATCAACAACAAGCCTTTACGAAAGAAAAAGAAGTAGTGTTCTATGTAAAAAAAGGTGATATCAAAAAGGTAGGGATTTGA
- a CDS encoding ABC transporter substrate-binding protein, whose translation MKKRNKYLVTLAALVVMGTLSACSSNSASSTSDNWNTIVKQAKKEGKVVSVGMPDTWANWIGTWNDIKSKFGISHTDTDMSSAQELQKFKSAGKSSSAPDIGDIGLNVAPTAKKENLVTAYKTKYWKDIPSWAKDKDGYYAAGYTGSIVFITDTKNVDSSDAPTSWKQLASGKYKVSIGDVSTAAQAQYSVLAAAFANGGSEKNINPGLNYFAKLQKQNRLSTVDTTIENLQKGEIQVAVMWDFNALNYAHQINSKRYKITVPSDGTVESGYTQIINKNAAHPYAAKLARTYILSDAGQINLAKGYARPIRKNVKLPAAVKAKLIPESQYKKQYHVKNNNVWNKETLKLGQEWKNKVTGAN comes from the coding sequence ATGAAAAAACGTAACAAATATTTGGTAACTTTAGCAGCACTTGTTGTAATGGGAACATTAAGTGCTTGTTCAAGTAATAGTGCAAGTTCTACTTCAGATAATTGGAACACAATTGTCAAGCAAGCAAAAAAAGAGGGAAAAGTTGTTTCTGTTGGGATGCCAGATACTTGGGCAAATTGGATAGGAACATGGAATGATATTAAATCGAAATTCGGAATCTCACATACAGATACAGATATGTCTAGTGCACAAGAATTGCAAAAATTTAAATCAGCAGGAAAGTCTTCTAGTGCACCTGATATAGGTGATATTGGGCTCAATGTTGCACCAACTGCAAAGAAAGAAAATTTAGTAACTGCCTATAAAACAAAATATTGGAAAGATATCCCATCATGGGCAAAAGACAAAGATGGATATTATGCGGCAGGATATACTGGATCAATTGTATTTATTACTGATACAAAAAATGTCGACTCTTCTGATGCACCAACTTCTTGGAAACAACTAGCATCAGGAAAATACAAGGTTTCTATTGGAGATGTCTCTACCGCAGCTCAGGCTCAGTATTCTGTTTTAGCAGCAGCCTTTGCAAATGGTGGTAGCGAAAAAAATATTAACCCAGGACTAAATTATTTTGCAAAACTGCAGAAACAGAATCGTTTATCAACTGTTGATACAACAATTGAAAACTTACAAAAAGGTGAAATTCAAGTTGCTGTAATGTGGGACTTTAATGCCTTAAATTATGCACACCAGATTAATTCTAAACGTTACAAGATTACTGTTCCTTCAGATGGAACCGTTGAAAGTGGATATACACAAATTATTAACAAAAATGCAGCTCATCCTTATGCCGCAAAACTCGCTAGAACTTATATCTTATCAGATGCGGGTCAGATTAATTTAGCTAAAGGTTATGCACGACCAATTCGTAAGAATGTGAAATTACCAGCAGCTGTGAAAGCAAAACTAATTCCTGAAAGTCAGTATAAAAAACAATATCATGTAAAGAACAACAATGTTTGGAATAAAGAAACATTGAAGTTAGGGCAAGAATGGAAGAATAAAGTCACAGGAGCAAATTAA
- the hisJ gene encoding histidinol-phosphatase HisJ, with the protein MLNLEQLREIPRDIWSGHNHMEFCSHGSGEDIELYIQKAIAAGFKTYSITEHFPLPQAFYENAVGSAHSIYTAAMRINELPKYFTKMQNIKLKYQDKIKILIGFEIDYISEFREWTQKQLIKYADQIDDAILSVHFLPTKAGLNAVDDSLIDFKNGVLAEYKTPVNVAQAYLATVLEAVLWDAQYKPKRYGHIMLYRKWRNEFSCNTIWEDEAVQNKLHSILDVIADKNEFLDCNFSGLFRSTQTETSPNYNWIQEAQKRKIPLVYGADAHKVASVSAGFNTYLESKYYL; encoded by the coding sequence ATGTTGAACTTAGAGCAATTGAGAGAAATTCCGCGAGATATTTGGAGTGGGCACAATCATATGGAATTTTGTTCACATGGTAGTGGTGAAGATATTGAATTGTACATTCAAAAGGCAATTGCTGCAGGATTCAAGACTTATTCAATCACTGAACATTTCCCATTACCGCAAGCATTTTATGAAAATGCAGTTGGATCTGCACATTCGATATACACAGCAGCTATGAGAATTAATGAATTACCAAAGTATTTTACCAAAATGCAGAACATTAAGCTGAAATATCAAGACAAAATCAAAATATTAATCGGCTTTGAAATAGATTATATTTCTGAATTTCGGGAATGGACTCAAAAACAATTGATAAAATACGCTGATCAAATCGATGATGCAATTTTATCGGTACATTTTCTTCCAACTAAAGCAGGATTGAACGCAGTAGATGATAGTTTAATCGACTTCAAAAATGGAGTGTTAGCGGAGTATAAAACACCAGTTAATGTTGCTCAAGCATATTTAGCTACTGTGTTGGAAGCGGTCTTGTGGGATGCACAGTATAAACCCAAAAGATACGGGCACATTATGCTATACCGTAAGTGGAGAAACGAGTTTTCTTGCAATACGATTTGGGAGGATGAAGCAGTTCAGAATAAATTACACAGTATTCTAGATGTTATTGCGGATAAGAATGAATTTCTTGATTGTAATTTTTCTGGTCTTTTTAGAAGTACACAGACGGAAACTAGCCCGAATTATAATTGGATACAAGAAGCACAAAAAAGAAAAATTCCCTTAGTTTACGGGGCAGATGCTCATAAGGTTGCAAGTGTTTCTGCTGGATTTAACACATATTTGGAAAGTAAATATTATTTGTAG
- a CDS encoding metallophosphoesterase family protein translates to MNLEITGNGNFRIYQLTDIHLGEYPFNAASDHTMQQIDQLLNENDFDLVMITGDLIWGKSVDNPDKVMHELYQMLNKHDVPVAITYGNHDSEGSYSRAELREYEQFLVHRASKKNSMIVNDRESYTLEVYRNNKLSNVLYVWDSGDYLKEEPDNYAAIEPEQIEWFWQLPYEKGKNKQDVAFMHIPLPEYNLVESFLEGQKNEKVCSSPYNSGLFYSLKKAKNIKALFVGHDHDNNFVADYAGIKLGYGNVTGYNTYGSLRRGIRLIELTPTDIKTQVIPFAEK, encoded by the coding sequence ATGAATTTGGAAATTACAGGTAATGGAAATTTTCGAATTTATCAATTGACAGATATTCATTTGGGTGAGTATCCTTTCAATGCAGCAAGCGATCATACTATGCAGCAGATTGACCAATTGTTAAACGAGAATGATTTTGACTTAGTTATGATTACAGGCGACCTGATTTGGGGCAAATCGGTTGATAATCCTGATAAAGTAATGCATGAATTGTATCAGATGCTTAACAAACATGATGTTCCTGTTGCGATAACTTATGGAAATCATGACAGCGAGGGATCATATTCAAGAGCAGAGTTACGAGAGTACGAACAGTTTCTTGTGCATAGGGCATCAAAGAAAAATAGTATGATTGTCAATGATCGTGAAAGCTATACTTTGGAAGTTTATCGAAACAACAAATTAAGTAATGTGCTATATGTGTGGGATAGCGGTGATTACTTAAAGGAAGAACCCGATAACTATGCTGCAATTGAACCAGAACAAATTGAATGGTTCTGGCAGCTACCCTATGAGAAGGGTAAGAATAAGCAAGACGTGGCATTCATGCATATTCCTCTCCCTGAATATAATTTAGTAGAGTCATTTCTAGAAGGACAAAAAAATGAAAAAGTTTGTTCATCACCATATAATTCAGGACTCTTTTATAGTTTAAAGAAAGCCAAAAATATAAAAGCATTGTTTGTAGGACATGACCATGATAATAATTTTGTTGCCGATTATGCAGGAATAAAGTTAGGCTATGGTAATGTAACGGGATATAATACCTATGGGTCATTAAGACGAGGTATTAGATTAATTGAGTTGACACCAACAGATATAAAAACGCAAGTTATTCCATTTGCAGAAAAGTAA